The following is a genomic window from Miscanthus floridulus cultivar M001 chromosome 14, ASM1932011v1, whole genome shotgun sequence.
TACCAttgtatcactccacctttgtaaattacAGAATAAGGGAGGTCCCCGTGTTCCTCCTGAGCTTGTAAAGTAATCCctcaggtttgtgctaagtgtttgGGGTTTTCtgaaagggaaagccgtatgtaagcttgctctgtggaaataaattaagctttcctgttttaatccctgccttcctttaagctcgttcatatggggcgatgtctctatgctatggaccctagaggagaagcctctgcgtgtgttgttctcgtgttagccctggtagcggcgtttgtagagaaccctgtgtgcacagagaagtgttcccttcgggtggaactgcctggggagacgatagagcctgagtcctgtgtgttcgtggctggggatagcgagggagtagaccgggttagCCTAGTTCTGAAGCAAGCTAGTggtgcatacggtgagtaccgagtaggactgtcacaagcatagtcgcacAACCGGCTGAAAtattggtctcgccagcctgcaaaagatcctgAGAAATATTAATCAGCATACTCACTAATCGCACGCATATTCAATAATCGTACTCATACTCACTAATCGCACGCAACCTGCATCCATAAAAAAATACGAAGTGCTCCAAATAGTTACACGCATAGTGCTCGAATAGTGAAGAAGTCAAGTGCCTGAGCCACTCTCGAGTGAGTGCGTTCATATTCCGAATTTAAATAGTAGCGAGTATTTTGAATAGTACCACGAATTTAAATAGTGAAcgctgaatttgaatagtgctgtgaatatatatatatagagagagagagagagaactactaCCCTGCAGCGGGCTAcgaaataacttattctgtagccactttgagttacgataattactatgttaatttacgagattatagtaactccttactaagtggtttactataacgttatggtaaatattcccatgtgttatagtaactcaactatcgtaaatatgtattgacattatcgtaaattaatatataaaattatcataactggaggtggctacataataacttattttgtagctggctactgaatatactcttcatatatatatatatatatatatatatatatatatatatatatatatatatatatatatatatatatatatttcttcacaTACAAATTCGTGTTCCAATTGAATAATATTGGTTAAGTATAGGCCAGAGGAACAAACTTTAATTttatgatgtgttccatgtatacaaaacaacttttgttccaacCTCAACAAACTTTTGTTGGGATTGAACAATTCTCATCGAGTACACTGGTGAGGGGAAAAGGTGTACTAGTGAGATAGGCAAGTGGCTACCTGCCGCGACCACTCTCCATCACTGACTAGTACTCCTGTATCATCTTGACACAGAAATGTGTGCATGAGACATTTCAATAACCTCACGTGATTTTGAAATATGTGTACGAGACTCTCTTAATTAAGAtatctcttctattaaaatataaaataatatatttagagCTAGTGTAAGTCACTATTGAAGGTGTTTTAAGTATATTTATGCAGGCTAATGCTACATATATTGCTCCCAAACTCTATATCTCTCGATCTCTAGTCCTCCCTCCATCATCTTAAAATAAATCTTCTTCTAGAATCACCGTATGTCTAAACTCTTctacttaatataatgatacgtaaAGCTTTtgcgtatttgagaaaaaaaagaaTCACCTTATGTCAAATTATATCGAGTTTGACTAACTTATAGTGTGAAGAATGATAACATTTATACGCTACTACAGAATTGATTTTCAGCAAGTGACAATAGTTCaatgtcataaatattgatatttttttaatataaattcGGTCAAATTTAAAATAATTTGATTTAGGGCAAGTTAATTTATTTTGGGACCATGTGGGGTATACACTGTTTCAGCTAGCACACAGCAAATGGAACGAACACCGGCCGGCCCCGCTTGCTTGTCCGTGTCATGGATACTGTACAGTTGACACCAAAAGCTGTTATGGGTCTCTGCCAAAAACCAAATGCATCCATGTTCACCAATTAATTTTGAAGCAGCAGCTAGCACACTCGCTCGACAGTTCCTGTTTTGTGCACTTGAAATAAACGCGCGGGCCTATTCGGCTCGTATTAAAGCGGACTGAAATTATTTTACTGTAAGAGAAAAAAACTGTAGATTctactgataagccggctgataaattTATACGAACATACCCGCGGTCAAAGCATACCGGATCCTACGCTAGCAGCTAGCTACCCTGTgtgcatggcatggcatggctgTACGTGTGTATCTGTACGCTGTTAAAATAGAGCTAGCTGCAACGTCAGGAGATGAATACGTAGCCATGTAGGCATGGTCACTATACTTAGTGTGTGCATGCACTGTAACAATAGAAGACCATATTATATAGAGTagtgcatgcatgtgtgtttaCTTGTGCATGGAGAAGTAGTGAAAATAGCAACAAAGACTTATAGGGACaagagatgaaaagaagaagaaaaaaggttAGAAGTTACTGTCTTGCTCCTGCCCTATGTAACaatactactagtactagtattTTCTCCATGCTCATCATTGCGGCCACAAACTATACTACACTTAGAGTGTAGCAGTTTCAGCAAGACCAAAATCATAATATATACCGAATTATTATTTGAGTTATTATCGGAGGTCCATAAACTTATGgcgcgttcggctggctggccggcTGGGTTTAGGCTGGCCAACGCATTCACACGGACACAGTtcacatgaacagtgttttcagatagaacaatatttttttctcacaacaatcagccggaacaatattttaacttatttttcagtcctgtcgAACAGCCTTTTAGGTTCTACTTTCAACCAGAGGTCCTtcgtttctgtttttttttttctttttgttatgTGGCTCTACAGCGTGGCTTCCAGGTGGCTTCATAGAGCCGCTGACTCATGTGAGGGTAGAGGTAGGACCTGTTTGGTAGGGATTCTATCGTATCTTTACAAAGCTTTTTTTTTTCTAGCTTCTCCTACCAAACAGGTCCTTTGAAAATAGCTTCTTCCTGAAAGCTATTTTTGAACTCCTCTCAGCACAGGAACCGAGTTGAAGATGAAATTACTAGCTTCTCCTAGCTTTCTCTCTGCTATCTTCCTTGAGAAGCTATTTTGCCAAATGTCTTTTCAAACAACTTTAGCTTTACTGGTGAAGCTGTTTTATGGAACCGAAGCAAAAAAAAAACCCCGCTTCATTAGTGAAGATGAGCTGTACCAAACAGGTCTGTAGATGGTTAAATTTGCACGGCCTCCGATCCCTAGACTTTTCTATTCCattaggtagcgtgcccgtgcgttgctacaggacaactaaatcttttgtactaaaaatacacggatcgcatgataagataacaatactgttaaattaaataccgacgtcaaagtgacatttaattcaaaaagcaaagttcgtgaaattaacacagtcaagGAGAGCGCGacatcgcaggctcacaaactctactgtatagattttttcatgatatggctaagataatattttatatcagcaaaaaaaattctacgatatccatttctttcatgcgccaataaatccatgaataagttccgctgcatctccatataatcatgtacacacaggttcgagtatatatgcaaataggttcgtgcccgtgcgttgctacgggacagctaaacttttgtactaaaaacacacggatcgcacgataagataataatactgtaaaagtatatgaccgacattaaagtgatatttaatccaaaaagctaagttcgtgaaatttacacagtcatagagagcgtggcgtcgcagctcacaaactctactgtgtagatctttccgtgatgcggctaagatcattttttataccggcaggaagagatttccgatatctatttctttcgtgcgccaacaaatctatgaataagttccaccacatctccatattatcctgtacacggcgctgacaagcgaattagccacaacttatgtaattagttttataattagctcatgtttagtcctcataattgatatctaaaaattcaatatgacagggactaaagtttagtcttaggatccaaacacccctaacTCTCGACTCttgctggctgctcacttgcaccatcatacctatgtgtctgcacgtatatactctaatcccagaacgtctaagatagtctttattgtccaccctttaaaaatatcataactttaatgttgtcatttgtgtatgctgtaggattgggatgctttgcactgatccatgaggacgtccatgagagtcgaaatttttTATGCCATTATAATGTCTAAGGTTACCAATTAGACAGAGatgaacttgattgttaaaatattttcaacactactttcatatactccctctgtcccaaaatagaattcattctcgcttttcgagaagttaacttttttttaacttcgaccaattatatataaaaaatattaatatttataatacataattagtatcattacatagaacattgaatatatttttataataaatttatttggggatataaatgttgcacgtattttttacaaacctagtcaaagttgagaaagtttgacctgcatgcattccataacgacttatattttggggtaGATGAAGTATACactaatgggagtagtcaactggaagtggtgatgaacacaacaatacttttatattatatgctaatgggagcatGAAGAAATGTaggggaatggacctatatactaatggtggaaatattcgtttaggaaattgcagaaggttcaccagtctcaccatgtataacctgcacatcttttatttggcaccactgatgtttccttccatgcatgattattgtttccttccatgcatgattattgttttatacatgattattgtttccttccatgcatgattatcgtttccttccatgcatgattatcgtgggatcgcaggcgtgggcagacgaacaaaccaaaacaaatatcgcaTAAAAAAATATACACACCTTATTCTTTTTATAGTTGTTAGAGATTTCCTTTCCCCCACTCCTTGTTCTCGTCAAGGCGGAGGAACTTGGAGGGACAACCGAGACTGTGGCTGTCTGGAGCTGTGGTGGTTGTCGAGCAATGACGATTTGCCTGTCACGAGGTCCCAATCCACCTGCTGCTTGTGCATTCCCACACCGATCACAGAGAATCCACGGGATGGTGGCTACCTTGCACGGACAAGAGGATTCGCCGCCTCAATACGGTCAGTAGTGAACCAATGCCCTAATCCTTAGAATTAGTGATTGTAGAATGTAGTTCCTTGGTTGTGATTGAACTTCGATGCAGAAAATCATATTGTTTTGCTTGGTTCCCAGCTACATCACGCCACGTCAAACTGTGGCTGCGCCACAGAAACCTAAGCTGCTATCTGGTTGATAAGACTACATAGGTAGCCATGGAAGATTGCAGCATGTAAAACAGGTTGGATTCTCGCCACATATAGTGTGGTGTCCATTTTTGGCGCCTTAACTGCAACGTCGTTGCACATGCATGTGGCGTGGTGTAAATAGACGGTAATCAAGCATGCCCTCTATCTTTGTGTTTCCTTTGGTTTGGTCTATAAGCTTTTATGGGAAACAAGGTTTTGAAAATAAagaattgaatcccaaaaaaaattaataatttggtTCGGTATATCCGGTCCGCCAAATTGACCGGATAACTTGCAGCATATTTCCCCCCTAGCTACTTTTCAAACATATCATGATGTTTTTATTTAGTCATCTATTTCTCAGTAAAATGTATCAACGGTCCTTAACCATGTCTCGTGATGTCGTCTAGGCCCCCGAACTAGCTAACGACGACGACGCCAGCACAGTAACTCTGCTGGTACACTGGCACCCACGCTAGCTAGCTCATTATTGGGCAGGGTCAATGGTGGCCTGGGCTAGCTGCCGCGCGCGCGCCTTATTGTGTGTGCTTGCTCGTTGCCCCCCACCCCAACCCCGGCGCCCGGCCCATCGCCATTGTGCGCGCAGTGTGCAGACATCAATGGAACTGTAGACAAGGACTGTAGCGTGGCGCTGGCGCTGCCGACGGCGACGCCGTCCGTCCCCAGTCGACGTCCCCACCCGCGATGATGGAACTGTGAAGCAGGCACAGGCAGGCCACAAAGCCACGCACACGCAcagcctctctccctctcctccagcATCCTCCATCGCTCGCTCTCCATCCCCGGCCGGCCCTCTCTCTTTCACACACAACAGTTACCACGGCACCACCCAACCCCTAACTAGCTAGCCTTTGCCTTTTCCATCGTCttcgtctccgtctccgtctccctcccctcccttctcgCCACAGTTGCTTTGCTTGCTTTCCCCTCCAAAACCCGCGCCTCCTCCAAGGGAATCGGACCTTCTTAtctccggccggccggccgccggccCGCTCCAAAAAGCCAGCTCCTTTGCTCTTTACCTCTCCCACGCATCGACGGCACGGGCGCACGGCACATGAGATCATGAGCTCGGAGGACTCGCTCAAGTCGCTGTCCCTCGACTACCTCAACCTGCTCATCAACGGGCAGGCCTTCAGCGACGTGGCCTTCAGCGTGGAGGGCCGGCTGGTGCACGCGCACCGCTGCGTGCTCGCCGCGCGCAGCCTCTTCTTCCGCAAGCTCTTCTGCGGCCTCGACCCCAACCACCCACCTCCTCCGCCGACGCCCCCGGCGACGCCGACCGGCTGCGCCCGAACGCCGGAGCTCGTCATCCCCGTCAGCTCCATCCGCTACGAGGTGCTGGTCCTCGTGCTCCAGTTCCTCTACAGCGGCCAGGCCTCCGTGGCCGCGCCCAAGAGCGGGCCCCTCCCCGGGTGCGGCGCCCGTGGGTGCTGGCACACCCGGTGTGGCGCCGCCGTCGACCTCGCCCTCGACACCCTCGCCGCCGCACGCTCCTTCGGCGTCGAGCAGCTCGCGCTCCTCGTCCAGGTGGGTCGGGTCGGGTCGGGAGAACGGATCTTTTCGTCCGTGTGTGTGTGTCAGTGTGTGTGGCATGGCATCAATTCGAGGTCGATGGATCGGAGTCAGAGACGCCTGCCTCTTTGTTCCCTGCATCTGCATCGgcatctgcatctgcatctgcatgcatgctCGAAGCTCGACTGCTCGAGTAGCGAGCTCGACTAGATCCgtaggtcgtcgtcgtcgttgccgcTTTATTTGCCTGTCGGATTCCATGGACATGAGGCATCAGGATTCAGGAGTAGGacatggacgacgacgacgaccacgTACGTACTGAGCTCTCTGAGCCTGCGCCAGTTCTTGGTTTCTTGCTTGCCTTGGCCTCGATCGATACATTTCCGTTGGGTTTTTTTTTTATTGCTTCGTCCTCGTGTTCGTGTGTGGAATCTGAGAGAGAATGCATGGCCTGGCCGGCCGGAGGAAGGAGATCGAGATGGGGAGTGCACTGGCAGTTGCAGGCAGCTGGTGCGTGCAGCCAGGGACTGGGCGTCTCTGGGCCACTGGCTATGGCTAGTCGTCGTCTCTGCTCTCTCACAGTCTCCTTTGCTTTTCTGCCGCTTCTCCTCCTGGCCTGTCTGTCATCACTTGTCATGGATGGATGGATCGAAGAGCAAGAGCCTGACTCATCTTTCTTTTTACTAGGAAGCGTCTTGTCACACACGCCTTGTTTATGTGTCTGCTGACTGCTGCTACTGCGTGTCCCTTCCTCACATCACATCCGCCACTGCATTGGCCAACCAATATGTATACAACTGCCATGCCGATGCAAGTACAGTCGAGCACCATGCATGCCAGCTAGCTGCTGCAATCACAACTATACAGTTCATTGCTGATGGATGCTGCTGGATTCTGGATCAGCAGCCAGCCACTACATTTTATGCTGCTAATTAACAcctgccttttttttttcttcctcttCTAGTATATCTGATTAGTTTATATCAATCTATATCTGCCATTTTTTTCTGTTTCCAGAagcagctggagagcatggtGAAGGAGGCGTCGGTGGACGACGTGATGAAGGTGCTCATAGCGTCGCGCAAGTTCGAGATGCAGGAGCTCTGGGCCAGCTGCTCCCACCTGGTGGCGCGCTCGGGCCTCTCCGCCGACCTCCTCGCCAAGCACCTCCCCATCGACGTGGTGGCCAAGATCGAGGAGATCCGCGCCAAGTCCCCCGGCGCCGTCTCCGCCGGGTCCACCACGCCGCGCTCGCCGTTCCTCACCCACCACTACCTCCCCATCAACGCGGCGTCGTCGGCCGCCGACCGCGACCACAAGATCCGGCGCATGCGTCGCGCGCTCGACGCCGCCGACATCGAGCTCGTCAAGCTCATGGTGATGGGCGAAGGGCTGGACCTCGACGACGCGCTCGCCGTGCACTACGCCGTCCAGCACTGCGGCCGCGACGTCGTCAAGGCGCTGCTGGAGCTCGGCGCCGCCGACGTCAACTCCCGTGCGGGACCCACGGGGAAGACCGCGCTGCACCTGGCCGCCGAGATGGTGTCCCCCGACATGGTGTCCGTGCTCCTGGACCACCACGCCGACCCCAGCGCCCGGACGCTCGACGGCGTCACCCCGCT
Proteins encoded in this region:
- the LOC136505353 gene encoding BTB/POZ domain and ankyrin repeat-containing protein NH5.2-like isoform X1 — protein: MSSEDSLKSLSLDYLNLLINGQAFSDVAFSVEGRLVHAHRCVLAARSLFFRKLFCGLDPNHPPPPPTPPATPTGCARTPELVIPVSSIRYEVLVLVLQFLYSGQASVAAPKSGPLPGCGARGCWHTRCGAAVDLALDTLAAARSFGVEQLALLVQKQLESMVKEASVDDVMKVLIASRKFEMQELWASCSHLVARSGLSADLLAKHLPIDVVAKIEEIRAKSPGAVSAGSTTPRSPFLTHHYLPINAASSAADRDHKIRRMRRALDAADIELVKLMVMGEGLDLDDALAVHYAVQHCGRDVVKALLELGAADVNSRAGPTGKTALHLAAEMVSPDMVSVLLDHHADPSARTLDGVTPLDVLRGLTSDFLFKGAVPGLTHIEPNKLRLCLELVQSAVMVTTRDDAGGGGDAGGSDCGGNFPRSDADDSLVSLTMNSTLMYQGQEMAAAAVAGGEARKGNGGGGGRGSPSNLYFPNGGFP
- the LOC136505353 gene encoding BTB/POZ domain and ankyrin repeat-containing protein NH5.2-like isoform X2 produces the protein MSSEDSLKSLSLDYLNLLINGQAFSDVAFSVEGRLVHAHRCVLAARSLFFRKLFCGLDPNHPPPPPTPPATPTGCARTPELVIPVSSIRYEVLVLVLQFLYSGQASVAAPKSGPLPGCGARGCWHTRCGAAVDLALDTLAAARSFGVEQLALLVQLESMVKEASVDDVMKVLIASRKFEMQELWASCSHLVARSGLSADLLAKHLPIDVVAKIEEIRAKSPGAVSAGSTTPRSPFLTHHYLPINAASSAADRDHKIRRMRRALDAADIELVKLMVMGEGLDLDDALAVHYAVQHCGRDVVKALLELGAADVNSRAGPTGKTALHLAAEMVSPDMVSVLLDHHADPSARTLDGVTPLDVLRGLTSDFLFKGAVPGLTHIEPNKLRLCLELVQSAVMVTTRDDAGGGGDAGGSDCGGNFPRSDADDSLVSLTMNSTLMYQGQEMAAAAVAGGEARKGNGGGGGRGSPSNLYFPNGGFP